A window of the Dioscorea cayenensis subsp. rotundata cultivar TDr96_F1 chromosome 14, TDr96_F1_v2_PseudoChromosome.rev07_lg8_w22 25.fasta, whole genome shotgun sequence genome harbors these coding sequences:
- the LOC120275511 gene encoding UDP-glucuronate 4-epimerase 3-like gives MSQLKTMALGDGVASNSGKFKPEKPLHHHHRAAHLHRWHQQHCIAVWGLLAIALLIAFFAFSPRPSTPSRRHLSSPHSSWGGPLWEKRVQASARVRLTSSSSRRAISVLVTGAAGFVGSHCSIALKRRGDGVLGLDNFNDYYETSLKRARQALLDRAGVFVVEGDINDANLLRKLFDVAPFTHVLHLAAQAGVRYALRDPASYVRSNVAGLVSILEAARSASPQPAIVWASSSSVYGLNSKVPFSESDRTDSPASLYAATKKAGEEIVHTYNHIYGLSITGLRFFTVYGPWGRPDMAYFFFTKDILRGKPISIYEGPDHSTVARDFTYIDDIVKGCLASLDTSQKSTGSGGKKRGPAQLRIFNLGNTSPVPVGELVSILERLLKVKANRKVVKMPRNGDVQFTHANISLAQRELGYHPVTDLQTGLKRFVKWYLDYYSPHSLVVKKVSSIGGLSS, from the coding sequence ATGTCACAGCTGAAGACTATGGCTCTCGGCGATGGTGTGGCCTCGAATTCGGGGAAGTTCAAGCCAGAGAAGCcactccaccaccaccaccgagCCGCTCACCTCCATCGATGGCATCAGCAGCACTGCATCGCCGTTTGGGGCCTTCTTGCCATTGCCCTTCTCATCGCCTTCTTCGCCTTCTCCCCCCGCCCCTCCACACCGTCTCGCCGACACCTCTCCTCCCCTCACTCTTCCTGGGGAGGTCCTCTTTGGGAGAAGCGCGTCCAAGCCTCTGCCCGCGTCCGCCTGACTTCATCCTCCTCTCGCCGTGCCATCTCCGTCCTCGTCACCGGCGCTGCTGGCTTCGTCGGTAGTCACTGCTCCATTGCCCTAAAACGCCGTGGCGATGGCGTTCTTGGCCTTGATAACTTCAATGACTACTACGAAACCTCCTTGAAACGCGCCCGCCAGGCCCTTCTCGACCGCGCTGGCGTCTTCGTCGTCGAGGGAGACATCAATGACGCCAACCTCCTCCGCAAGCTCTTCGATGTCGCTCCCTTCACTCACGTTCTCCACCTTGCCGCCCAGGCCGGCGTTCGCTACGCCCTCCGCGACCCTGCCTCCTATGTTCGCTCCAACGTCGCCGGCCTCGTCTCCATTCTCGAAGCCGCTCGGTCAGCGTCCCCCCAGCCCGCTATCGTCTGGGCCTCGTCGTCATCCGTCTACGGCCTCAACTCCAAGGTTCCCTTCTCCGAATCCGACCGCACCGACAGCCCCGCCTCTCTCTACGCCGCCACAAAGAAGGCCGGCGAGGAGATCGTCCACACTTACAACCATATCTACGGCCTCTCCATCACTGGCCTCCGTTTCTTCACCGTCTACGGACCTTGGGGTCGCCCGGACATGGCCTACTTCTTCTTCACCAAAGACATCCTCCGTGGCAAACCCATCTCCATCTACGAGGGCCCCGACCACTCCACCGTCGCCCGGGACTTCACCTATATTGACGACATCGTCAAGGGATGCCTTGCCTCCCTCGACACATCCCAGAAGAGCACCGGCAGCGGTGGCAAGAAGCGTGGTCCGGCCCAGCTCCGCATTTTCAATCTCGGCAACACCTCCCCTGTGCCGGTAGGTGAGCTCGTCAGCATTCTCGAGCGTTTGCTGAAGGTGAAGGCTAATCGCAAGGTGGTGAAGATGCCGAGGAATGGTGACGTGCAGTTCACTCATGCTAACATTAGCCTCGCCCAGAGAGAGCTCGGGTACCACCCAGTCACCGACCTCCAGACCGGGCTGAAGAGGTTTGTAAAGTGGTACCTTGACTATTACTCGCCGCATTCATTGGTGGTGAAAAAAGTCTCTAGCATTGGTGGACTTAGCTCATAA